Proteins from a genomic interval of Denticeps clupeoides chromosome 20, fDenClu1.1, whole genome shotgun sequence:
- the mrps18b gene encoding small ribosomal subunit protein mS40 isoform X2 codes for MAASLRGVGRMFCGTCSVFLRDGCSTSRKTWTQTGFPCLMSTKLLHSTRPSWCENAASETLAAASRYKDAPWEYLQSEEYTERYGSNPVWSGYRRNHKGGIPPQKTRKTCIRGDKICGNPCPICRDPNIIVHYQNVKLLKQFISPHTGNVYDPTRTGVCMKQQKQLNGAIEAARDHGLLAFHVPHVEFSGEDYSNAHAAVGRTPPAPSLQAGEPWYPWYQRTEPDQLQLAKVRKLYRAYLK; via the exons ATGGCCGCCTCGTTGCGAGGCGTGGGGCGAATGTTCTGTGGgacctgttctgtttttttgcgAGAT GGATGCTCTACATCCAGGAAGACGTGGACTCAGACGGGATTCCCCTGTTTGATGTCGACGAAGTTATTGCACTCGACACGTCCATCTTGGTGTGAAAACGCCGCGTCCGAGACGCTGGCAGCCGCGTCGCGCTATAAAGACGCGCCGTGGGAATACCTCCAGAGTGAAG AGTACACCGAGCGCTACGGATCGAACCCCGTCTGGTCTGGATACCGGAGGAACCACAAGGGAGGGATCCCTCCACAGAAAACGAGGAAGACTTGCATT AGAGGGGATAAAATATGTGGAAACCCCTGTCCCATCTGCAGAGACCCGAATATCATTGTTCATTACCAG AACGTGAAGCTGCTGAAGCAATTCATCAGCCCGCACACTGGGAACGTCTATGATCCAACTAGAACAG GCGTGTGTATGAAGCAACAGAAACAGCTGAACGGTGCAATAGAGGCTGCCAGAGACCACG GGCTGCTCGCCTTCCACGTGCCACACGTGGAGTTTTCCGGAGAGGATTATTCTAACGCGCATGCTGCGGTGGGACGCACGCCACCCGCGCCGTCCCTGCAAGCTGGCGAGCCGTGGTACCCGTGGTACCAGAGGACGGAGCCAGACCAACTCCAGCTGGCCAAAGTTAGGAAGTTGTACAGGGCGTACTTGAAGTAG
- the abcf1 gene encoding ATP-binding cassette sub-family F member 1 isoform X2, producing the protein MPKKSKEAAEWEGDEVAPPENPVKKGKKDKKGKKSFFEELAADSKPEREEEPVKEAQAKQPQKKKKDRRKGRGGGEDQEEEDVMEKLKKLSVQASDDDDEEEEEEEQVVPRKGGKKNKGGNIFAALSQGGDDDAVDEDEDQCEKPSINKSSKGVESVPKGRKKDKAKPKDVSEEEQDEGEEKKDVDEKKVVKKSKKAAAKQPKTPESDQDAEEEAEKPQKKGKKEQAKKGKPARPPPSDDEEEEAETREKSDDDDTMMCAEDAIAAQHAKEEDDPYANLSKKDKKKMKKKMEYERQVASVRAQSAIEGDFSVSQAEMSSRQAMLENASDIKLERFSISAHGKELFVNADLLIVAGRRYGLVGPNGKGKTTLLKHIANRALSIPPNIDVLLCEQEVVADDTPAVDAVLKADTRRLKLLDEERRLQALLDKGEDSVSERLEKVYEELRAIGAAAAEAKARRILAGLSFTSEMQNRPTKKFSGGWRMRVSLARALFMEPTLLMLDEPTNHLDLNAVIWLNNYLQSWKKTLLIVSHDQSFLDDVCTDIIHLDNQKLYYYRGNYLTFKKMYVQKQKELMKQYEKQEKKLKDLKAGGKSTKQAEKQTKEALTRKQQKGKKKNQDEDAQEATELLKRPREYTVKFTFPNPPPLSPPILGLHSVDFGYDAQKLLFKNVDFGIDLESRICIVGPNGVGKSTLLLLLTGKLNPTKGEMRKNHRLKVGFFNQQYADQLNMEEAATEYLQRNFNLPYQDSRKCLGRFGLESHAHTIQISKLSGGQKARVVFAELACRQPDVLILDEPTNNLDIESIDALSEAVNEYKGAVIIVSHDARLITETQCQLWVVEDQAINHIDGDFEDYKREVLEALGETLVNRPKE; encoded by the exons ATGCCCAAGAAGTCGAAGGAAGCGGCCGAATGGGAAGGCGACGAGGTCGCGCCTCCAG AAAACCCGGTCAAGAAAGGGAAGAAAGACAAGAAGGGGAAGAAGAGT TTCTTTGAAGAGCTGGCAGCTGACAGTAAAcctgagagagaagaggagcCTGTGAAGGAAGCGCAGGCGAAACAA CctcagaagaaaaagaaggaccGCCGGAAAGGTAGAGGAGGCGGAGAGGATCAGGAAGAAGAGGACGTGATGGAGAAATTGAAGAAGCTCTCAGTGCAAGccagcgatgatgatgatgaggaggaggaggaggaagagcagg TGGTTCCTAGGAAAGGTGGGAAGAAGAATAAG GGGGGAAATATTTTTGCTGCGCTGAGTCAGGGTGGTGATGACGATGCAGTAGATGAGGACGAAGACCAATGTGAAAAaccatcaataaataaatcttcCAAG GGAGTAGAGAGTGTGCCGAAAGGCAGGAAAAAAGATAAAGCGAAGCCTA AGGACGTGTCGGAGGAAGAACAGGATGAGGGTGAGGAGAAAAAAGATGTGGACGAGAAGAAGGTGGTGAAGAAGAGCAAGAAAGCAGCGGCCAAACAACCCAAG ACTCCCGAGTCTGACCAGGACGCCGAGGAGGAAGCAGAAAAGCCGCAGAAGAAGGGGAAGAAAGAACAGGCGAAG AAAGGAAAGCCTGCTCGTCCGCCCCCCAGTGacgacgaggaagaggaggcagagACTCGAGAGAAGAGTGATGACGATGACACCATGATG TGTGCTGAGGATGCGatagcagcacagcatgcgAAGGAGGAGGACGACCCTTACGCTAATCTAAGTAAAAAGGacaagaagaagatgaagaaaaag ATGGAGTACGAGAGGCAGGTGGCGAGTGTCCGCGCTCAGAGCGCCATAGAGGGGGACTTCTCCGTCTCCCAGGCCGAGATGTCCTCCAGACAGGCCATGCTTGAGAATGCCTCAGATATCAAG CTGGAGAGGTTTAGCATATCGGCTCATGGAAAAGAGCTCTTTGTCAACGCCGACCTGCTCATTGTAGCCGGAAGAAGATATGGTCTGGTTGGACCGAACGG GAAAGGGAAAACCACTCTGCTCAAGCACATTGCCAACAGGGCCCTCAGCATCCCTCCCAACATCGACGTCCTGCTCTGTGAACAAG AGGTGGTTGCGGACGACACGCCTGCGGTCGACGCGGTACTGAAAGCAGACACGCGCCGCCTCAAGCTGCTGGATGAAGAGAGGCGTCTGCAGGCTCTCTTGGACAAGGGAGAGGACAGCGTCTCTGAGCGGCTGGAGAAG GTGTATGAAGAGCTCAGGGCAATcggagctgctgcagcagaggCCAAGGCTCGTAGGATCCTGGCTGGTTTGTCCTTCACTTCTGAGATGCAGAACAGACCTACTAAGAAGTTCTCTGGCGGCTGGAGGATGAGGGTGTCCCTGGCCAG GGCTCTTTTTATGGAACCAACCCTGCTGATGCTGGATGAGCCCACAAACCACCTGGACCTCAACGCTGTCATTTGGCTAAACAA CTATCTGCAAAGCTGGAAAAAGACTCTTCTGATTGTGTCCCACGACCAGAGCTTCTTGGACGATGTCTGTACTGATATCATCCACTTGGACAACCAGAAGCTGTATTACTACAGAGGCAACTACT tgacatttaaaaagatgtaTGTGCAAAAACAGAAGGAGCTCATGAAGCAGTACGAGAAACAGGAGAAGAAGCTCAAAGACCTGAAGGCTGGAGGAAAGTCCACCAAACAGGCT gAGAAACAGACAAAAGAGGCTCTAACTCGGAAGCAGCAGAAGGGAAAGAAGAAGAACCAGGATGAAGACGCTCAGGAGGCCACAGAGCTGTTGAAAAGGCCCAGAGAGTACACAGTCAAATTCACCTTCCCTAATCCTCCGCCCCTTTCTCCACCCATCCTTGGACTACACA GTGTCGACTTTGGCTATGATGCACAGAAGCTTCTGTTTAAGAATGTGGACTTTGGTATTGACCTTGAATCCAGAA TCTGTATTGTTGGACCTAATGGAGTTGGAAAGAGTACTCTGCTCCTTTTGCTGACTGGTAAATTGAACCCT ACAAAAGGAGAGATGAGAAAGAATCATCGTTTG AAAGTGGGTTTTTTCAACCAGCAATATGCAGATCAGCTGAACATGGAAGAGGCCGCCACAGAGTATCTCCAGAGGAACTTCAACTTGCCCTATCAGGACAGCAGGAAATGCTTGGGTCGCTTTGGCCTGGAGAGCCATGCTCACACAATCCAGATTTCAAAATTGTCAG GAGGTCAGAAAGCACGGGTAGTGTTTGCTGAGCTGGCATGTAGGCAGCCGGACGTCCTCATTTTG GATGAGCCCACAAATAACTTAGACATTGAGTCCATTGATGCCTTATCTGAAGCTGTCAATGAGTACAAAGGAG CTGTGATTATTGTGAGCCACGATGCTCGGCTCATCACAGAGACCCAGTGTCAGCTGTGGGTTGTGGAAGACCAGGCGATCAACCACATTGACGGAGACTTTGAGGACTACAAGCGGGAGGTGCTGGAGGCCTTGGGCGAGACTCTGGTCAACCGGCCCAAAGAGTGA
- the mrps18b gene encoding small ribosomal subunit protein mS40 isoform X1: protein MAASLRGVGRMFCGTCSVFLRDVRKGCSTSRKTWTQTGFPCLMSTKLLHSTRPSWCENAASETLAAASRYKDAPWEYLQSEEYTERYGSNPVWSGYRRNHKGGIPPQKTRKTCIRGDKICGNPCPICRDPNIIVHYQNVKLLKQFISPHTGNVYDPTRTGVCMKQQKQLNGAIEAARDHGLLAFHVPHVEFSGEDYSNAHAAVGRTPPAPSLQAGEPWYPWYQRTEPDQLQLAKVRKLYRAYLK from the exons ATGGCCGCCTCGTTGCGAGGCGTGGGGCGAATGTTCTGTGGgacctgttctgtttttttgcgAGATGTAAGGAAG GGATGCTCTACATCCAGGAAGACGTGGACTCAGACGGGATTCCCCTGTTTGATGTCGACGAAGTTATTGCACTCGACACGTCCATCTTGGTGTGAAAACGCCGCGTCCGAGACGCTGGCAGCCGCGTCGCGCTATAAAGACGCGCCGTGGGAATACCTCCAGAGTGAAG AGTACACCGAGCGCTACGGATCGAACCCCGTCTGGTCTGGATACCGGAGGAACCACAAGGGAGGGATCCCTCCACAGAAAACGAGGAAGACTTGCATT AGAGGGGATAAAATATGTGGAAACCCCTGTCCCATCTGCAGAGACCCGAATATCATTGTTCATTACCAG AACGTGAAGCTGCTGAAGCAATTCATCAGCCCGCACACTGGGAACGTCTATGATCCAACTAGAACAG GCGTGTGTATGAAGCAACAGAAACAGCTGAACGGTGCAATAGAGGCTGCCAGAGACCACG GGCTGCTCGCCTTCCACGTGCCACACGTGGAGTTTTCCGGAGAGGATTATTCTAACGCGCATGCTGCGGTGGGACGCACGCCACCCGCGCCGTCCCTGCAAGCTGGCGAGCCGTGGTACCCGTGGTACCAGAGGACGGAGCCAGACCAACTCCAGCTGGCCAAAGTTAGGAAGTTGTACAGGGCGTACTTGAAGTAG
- the abcf1 gene encoding ATP-binding cassette sub-family F member 1 isoform X1 yields the protein MPKKSKEAAEWEGDEVAPPENPVKKGKKDKKGKKSFFEELAADSKPEREEEPVKEAQAKQPQKKKKDRRKGRGGGEDQEEEDVMEKLKKLSVQASDDDDEEEEEEEQVVPRKGGKKNKGGNIFAALSQGGDDDAVDEDEDQCEKPSINKSSKGVESVPKGRKKDKAKPKKPKDVSEEEQDEGEEKKDVDEKKVVKKSKKAAAKQPKTPESDQDAEEEAEKPQKKGKKEQAKKGKPARPPPSDDEEEEAETREKSDDDDTMMCAEDAIAAQHAKEEDDPYANLSKKDKKKMKKKMEYERQVASVRAQSAIEGDFSVSQAEMSSRQAMLENASDIKLERFSISAHGKELFVNADLLIVAGRRYGLVGPNGKGKTTLLKHIANRALSIPPNIDVLLCEQEVVADDTPAVDAVLKADTRRLKLLDEERRLQALLDKGEDSVSERLEKVYEELRAIGAAAAEAKARRILAGLSFTSEMQNRPTKKFSGGWRMRVSLARALFMEPTLLMLDEPTNHLDLNAVIWLNNYLQSWKKTLLIVSHDQSFLDDVCTDIIHLDNQKLYYYRGNYLTFKKMYVQKQKELMKQYEKQEKKLKDLKAGGKSTKQAEKQTKEALTRKQQKGKKKNQDEDAQEATELLKRPREYTVKFTFPNPPPLSPPILGLHSVDFGYDAQKLLFKNVDFGIDLESRICIVGPNGVGKSTLLLLLTGKLNPTKGEMRKNHRLKVGFFNQQYADQLNMEEAATEYLQRNFNLPYQDSRKCLGRFGLESHAHTIQISKLSGGQKARVVFAELACRQPDVLILDEPTNNLDIESIDALSEAVNEYKGAVIIVSHDARLITETQCQLWVVEDQAINHIDGDFEDYKREVLEALGETLVNRPKE from the exons ATGCCCAAGAAGTCGAAGGAAGCGGCCGAATGGGAAGGCGACGAGGTCGCGCCTCCAG AAAACCCGGTCAAGAAAGGGAAGAAAGACAAGAAGGGGAAGAAGAGT TTCTTTGAAGAGCTGGCAGCTGACAGTAAAcctgagagagaagaggagcCTGTGAAGGAAGCGCAGGCGAAACAA CctcagaagaaaaagaaggaccGCCGGAAAGGTAGAGGAGGCGGAGAGGATCAGGAAGAAGAGGACGTGATGGAGAAATTGAAGAAGCTCTCAGTGCAAGccagcgatgatgatgatgaggaggaggaggaggaagagcagg TGGTTCCTAGGAAAGGTGGGAAGAAGAATAAG GGGGGAAATATTTTTGCTGCGCTGAGTCAGGGTGGTGATGACGATGCAGTAGATGAGGACGAAGACCAATGTGAAAAaccatcaataaataaatcttcCAAG GGAGTAGAGAGTGTGCCGAAAGGCAGGAAAAAAGATAAAGCGAAGCCTAAGAAGCCTAAG GACGTGTCGGAGGAAGAACAGGATGAGGGTGAGGAGAAAAAAGATGTGGACGAGAAGAAGGTGGTGAAGAAGAGCAAGAAAGCAGCGGCCAAACAACCCAAG ACTCCCGAGTCTGACCAGGACGCCGAGGAGGAAGCAGAAAAGCCGCAGAAGAAGGGGAAGAAAGAACAGGCGAAG AAAGGAAAGCCTGCTCGTCCGCCCCCCAGTGacgacgaggaagaggaggcagagACTCGAGAGAAGAGTGATGACGATGACACCATGATG TGTGCTGAGGATGCGatagcagcacagcatgcgAAGGAGGAGGACGACCCTTACGCTAATCTAAGTAAAAAGGacaagaagaagatgaagaaaaag ATGGAGTACGAGAGGCAGGTGGCGAGTGTCCGCGCTCAGAGCGCCATAGAGGGGGACTTCTCCGTCTCCCAGGCCGAGATGTCCTCCAGACAGGCCATGCTTGAGAATGCCTCAGATATCAAG CTGGAGAGGTTTAGCATATCGGCTCATGGAAAAGAGCTCTTTGTCAACGCCGACCTGCTCATTGTAGCCGGAAGAAGATATGGTCTGGTTGGACCGAACGG GAAAGGGAAAACCACTCTGCTCAAGCACATTGCCAACAGGGCCCTCAGCATCCCTCCCAACATCGACGTCCTGCTCTGTGAACAAG AGGTGGTTGCGGACGACACGCCTGCGGTCGACGCGGTACTGAAAGCAGACACGCGCCGCCTCAAGCTGCTGGATGAAGAGAGGCGTCTGCAGGCTCTCTTGGACAAGGGAGAGGACAGCGTCTCTGAGCGGCTGGAGAAG GTGTATGAAGAGCTCAGGGCAATcggagctgctgcagcagaggCCAAGGCTCGTAGGATCCTGGCTGGTTTGTCCTTCACTTCTGAGATGCAGAACAGACCTACTAAGAAGTTCTCTGGCGGCTGGAGGATGAGGGTGTCCCTGGCCAG GGCTCTTTTTATGGAACCAACCCTGCTGATGCTGGATGAGCCCACAAACCACCTGGACCTCAACGCTGTCATTTGGCTAAACAA CTATCTGCAAAGCTGGAAAAAGACTCTTCTGATTGTGTCCCACGACCAGAGCTTCTTGGACGATGTCTGTACTGATATCATCCACTTGGACAACCAGAAGCTGTATTACTACAGAGGCAACTACT tgacatttaaaaagatgtaTGTGCAAAAACAGAAGGAGCTCATGAAGCAGTACGAGAAACAGGAGAAGAAGCTCAAAGACCTGAAGGCTGGAGGAAAGTCCACCAAACAGGCT gAGAAACAGACAAAAGAGGCTCTAACTCGGAAGCAGCAGAAGGGAAAGAAGAAGAACCAGGATGAAGACGCTCAGGAGGCCACAGAGCTGTTGAAAAGGCCCAGAGAGTACACAGTCAAATTCACCTTCCCTAATCCTCCGCCCCTTTCTCCACCCATCCTTGGACTACACA GTGTCGACTTTGGCTATGATGCACAGAAGCTTCTGTTTAAGAATGTGGACTTTGGTATTGACCTTGAATCCAGAA TCTGTATTGTTGGACCTAATGGAGTTGGAAAGAGTACTCTGCTCCTTTTGCTGACTGGTAAATTGAACCCT ACAAAAGGAGAGATGAGAAAGAATCATCGTTTG AAAGTGGGTTTTTTCAACCAGCAATATGCAGATCAGCTGAACATGGAAGAGGCCGCCACAGAGTATCTCCAGAGGAACTTCAACTTGCCCTATCAGGACAGCAGGAAATGCTTGGGTCGCTTTGGCCTGGAGAGCCATGCTCACACAATCCAGATTTCAAAATTGTCAG GAGGTCAGAAAGCACGGGTAGTGTTTGCTGAGCTGGCATGTAGGCAGCCGGACGTCCTCATTTTG GATGAGCCCACAAATAACTTAGACATTGAGTCCATTGATGCCTTATCTGAAGCTGTCAATGAGTACAAAGGAG CTGTGATTATTGTGAGCCACGATGCTCGGCTCATCACAGAGACCCAGTGTCAGCTGTGGGTTGTGGAAGACCAGGCGATCAACCACATTGACGGAGACTTTGAGGACTACAAGCGGGAGGTGCTGGAGGCCTTGGGCGAGACTCTGGTCAACCGGCCCAAAGAGTGA
- the c20h6orf136 gene encoding uncharacterized protein C6orf136 homolog: MAVCRGGTVLWVGRVRGPGSRRQGWSLGQMIDVHVPGRWRTLSGASWTLSPPHALRYQSPRLPSLSHPFHHASRSRPAPPPAEDWEAAVSLCAVLRRGEPEDQRTLVDVPPCRQARIAEILAAASSGHLDLLLPLTTVDGRREDDISVPGGAGAGPERRRDVAVRERGSFRSLFESEGCPAPFASGSGFYCFHCPGTEPPAASGGLADGGPSEGDREGEEKLALMYERLRDELPSFFAKPHDYGMYSGDVEFINGILNTRTRGRVPYQLSLSLWRLCCLCYYAEARLEVLKLTRHPEDGTIRARWRVRGLPFHTLLLRFYRRDKSRLYRSYDAFSTFYLGSDGLIHCHRVEKVMQAQPPVVHRVTSLLAGALVALGVQEHRPALNLLPPLLSSLRQGRE, encoded by the exons ATGGCTGTGTGCAGAGGGGGTACCGTGCTGTGGGTGGGGCGCGTCCGCGGCCCCGGCAGCAGGCGGCAAGGTTGGAGCCTCGGCCAG ATGATCGACGTGCACGTCCCCGGCAGGTGGAGGACGCTGAGCGGCGCCTCGTGGACCCTGTCGCCGCCGCACGCCCTCCGCTACCAGAGCCCCAGGCTGCCGTCCCTCTCGCACCCCTTCCACCACGCCAGCCGGTCCCGGCCCGCGCCCCCCCCGGCCGAGGACTGGGAGGCGGCCGTCAGCTTGTGCGCGGTGCTGCGGCGCGGGGAGCCCGAGGACCAGCGCACGCTGGTGGACGTGCCGCCGTGCCGGCAGGCCAGGATCGCCGAGATCCTCGCCGCGGCGTCCAGCGGACACCTCGACCTCCTCCTGCCCCTGACTACCGTCGATGGGCGGAGGGAGGACGACATAAGCGTcccgggcggggcgggggcggggccCGAGCGGAGGCGGGACGTCGCGGTCCGGGAGAGGGGCTCGTTCCGGAGCCTGTTCGAGTCGGAGGGGTGTCCCGCGCCGTTCGCGTCGGGCTCCGGCTTTTACTGCTTTCACTGCCCCGGGACCGAGCCGCCGGCAGCGTCCGGGGGTCTCGCCGACGGGGGACCGAGCGAAGGGGAccgggagggagaggagaagctCGCCCTGATGTACGAGAGGCTGAGAGATGAG CTGCCGAGCTTCTTCGCCAAACCGCACGACTACGGCATGTACTCCGGCGACGTCGAGTTCATCAACGGCATCCTGAACACCAGGACCAG GGGCCGCGTGCCGTACCAGCTGAGCCTGTCCCTGTGGCGCCTCTGCTGCCTGTGCTACTACGCCGAGGCGCGCCTGGAGGTGCTGAAGCTGACCCGGCACCCCGAGGACGGGACCATCCGGGCTCGCTGGCGGGTGAGGGGGTTACCGTTCCACACGCTGCTGCTGCGCTTCTACAGGAGGGACAAGAGCCGGCTGTACAG GTCCTATGATGCGTTCTCCACGTTCTACCTGGGTTCTGATGGACTCATCCACTGTCACAGAGTTGAAAAG GTGATGCAGGCGCAGCCCCCCGTGGTCCACCGAGTGACCTCGCTGCTGGCCGGGGCCCTGGTGGCCCTCGGGGTGCAGGAGCACCGCCCCGCCCTCAACCTGCTGCCCCCGCTCCTCTCCTCGCTCAGACAGGGCAGGGAATGA
- the abcf1 gene encoding ATP-binding cassette sub-family F member 1 isoform X3: MPKKSKEAAEWEGDEVAPPENPVKKGKKDKKGKKSFFEELAADSKPEREEEPVKEAQAKQPQKKKKDRRKGRGGGEDQEEEDVMEKLKKLSVQASDDDDEEEEEEEQVVPRKGGKKNKGGNIFAALSQGGDDDAVDEDEDQCEKPSINKSSKDVSEEEQDEGEEKKDVDEKKVVKKSKKAAAKQPKTPESDQDAEEEAEKPQKKGKKEQAKKGKPARPPPSDDEEEEAETREKSDDDDTMMCAEDAIAAQHAKEEDDPYANLSKKDKKKMKKKMEYERQVASVRAQSAIEGDFSVSQAEMSSRQAMLENASDIKLERFSISAHGKELFVNADLLIVAGRRYGLVGPNGKGKTTLLKHIANRALSIPPNIDVLLCEQEVVADDTPAVDAVLKADTRRLKLLDEERRLQALLDKGEDSVSERLEKVYEELRAIGAAAAEAKARRILAGLSFTSEMQNRPTKKFSGGWRMRVSLARALFMEPTLLMLDEPTNHLDLNAVIWLNNYLQSWKKTLLIVSHDQSFLDDVCTDIIHLDNQKLYYYRGNYLTFKKMYVQKQKELMKQYEKQEKKLKDLKAGGKSTKQAEKQTKEALTRKQQKGKKKNQDEDAQEATELLKRPREYTVKFTFPNPPPLSPPILGLHSVDFGYDAQKLLFKNVDFGIDLESRICIVGPNGVGKSTLLLLLTGKLNPTKGEMRKNHRLKVGFFNQQYADQLNMEEAATEYLQRNFNLPYQDSRKCLGRFGLESHAHTIQISKLSGGQKARVVFAELACRQPDVLILDEPTNNLDIESIDALSEAVNEYKGAVIIVSHDARLITETQCQLWVVEDQAINHIDGDFEDYKREVLEALGETLVNRPKE; encoded by the exons ATGCCCAAGAAGTCGAAGGAAGCGGCCGAATGGGAAGGCGACGAGGTCGCGCCTCCAG AAAACCCGGTCAAGAAAGGGAAGAAAGACAAGAAGGGGAAGAAGAGT TTCTTTGAAGAGCTGGCAGCTGACAGTAAAcctgagagagaagaggagcCTGTGAAGGAAGCGCAGGCGAAACAA CctcagaagaaaaagaaggaccGCCGGAAAGGTAGAGGAGGCGGAGAGGATCAGGAAGAAGAGGACGTGATGGAGAAATTGAAGAAGCTCTCAGTGCAAGccagcgatgatgatgatgaggaggaggaggaggaagagcagg TGGTTCCTAGGAAAGGTGGGAAGAAGAATAAG GGGGGAAATATTTTTGCTGCGCTGAGTCAGGGTGGTGATGACGATGCAGTAGATGAGGACGAAGACCAATGTGAAAAaccatcaataaataaatcttcCAAG GACGTGTCGGAGGAAGAACAGGATGAGGGTGAGGAGAAAAAAGATGTGGACGAGAAGAAGGTGGTGAAGAAGAGCAAGAAAGCAGCGGCCAAACAACCCAAG ACTCCCGAGTCTGACCAGGACGCCGAGGAGGAAGCAGAAAAGCCGCAGAAGAAGGGGAAGAAAGAACAGGCGAAG AAAGGAAAGCCTGCTCGTCCGCCCCCCAGTGacgacgaggaagaggaggcagagACTCGAGAGAAGAGTGATGACGATGACACCATGATG TGTGCTGAGGATGCGatagcagcacagcatgcgAAGGAGGAGGACGACCCTTACGCTAATCTAAGTAAAAAGGacaagaagaagatgaagaaaaag ATGGAGTACGAGAGGCAGGTGGCGAGTGTCCGCGCTCAGAGCGCCATAGAGGGGGACTTCTCCGTCTCCCAGGCCGAGATGTCCTCCAGACAGGCCATGCTTGAGAATGCCTCAGATATCAAG CTGGAGAGGTTTAGCATATCGGCTCATGGAAAAGAGCTCTTTGTCAACGCCGACCTGCTCATTGTAGCCGGAAGAAGATATGGTCTGGTTGGACCGAACGG GAAAGGGAAAACCACTCTGCTCAAGCACATTGCCAACAGGGCCCTCAGCATCCCTCCCAACATCGACGTCCTGCTCTGTGAACAAG AGGTGGTTGCGGACGACACGCCTGCGGTCGACGCGGTACTGAAAGCAGACACGCGCCGCCTCAAGCTGCTGGATGAAGAGAGGCGTCTGCAGGCTCTCTTGGACAAGGGAGAGGACAGCGTCTCTGAGCGGCTGGAGAAG GTGTATGAAGAGCTCAGGGCAATcggagctgctgcagcagaggCCAAGGCTCGTAGGATCCTGGCTGGTTTGTCCTTCACTTCTGAGATGCAGAACAGACCTACTAAGAAGTTCTCTGGCGGCTGGAGGATGAGGGTGTCCCTGGCCAG GGCTCTTTTTATGGAACCAACCCTGCTGATGCTGGATGAGCCCACAAACCACCTGGACCTCAACGCTGTCATTTGGCTAAACAA CTATCTGCAAAGCTGGAAAAAGACTCTTCTGATTGTGTCCCACGACCAGAGCTTCTTGGACGATGTCTGTACTGATATCATCCACTTGGACAACCAGAAGCTGTATTACTACAGAGGCAACTACT tgacatttaaaaagatgtaTGTGCAAAAACAGAAGGAGCTCATGAAGCAGTACGAGAAACAGGAGAAGAAGCTCAAAGACCTGAAGGCTGGAGGAAAGTCCACCAAACAGGCT gAGAAACAGACAAAAGAGGCTCTAACTCGGAAGCAGCAGAAGGGAAAGAAGAAGAACCAGGATGAAGACGCTCAGGAGGCCACAGAGCTGTTGAAAAGGCCCAGAGAGTACACAGTCAAATTCACCTTCCCTAATCCTCCGCCCCTTTCTCCACCCATCCTTGGACTACACA GTGTCGACTTTGGCTATGATGCACAGAAGCTTCTGTTTAAGAATGTGGACTTTGGTATTGACCTTGAATCCAGAA TCTGTATTGTTGGACCTAATGGAGTTGGAAAGAGTACTCTGCTCCTTTTGCTGACTGGTAAATTGAACCCT ACAAAAGGAGAGATGAGAAAGAATCATCGTTTG AAAGTGGGTTTTTTCAACCAGCAATATGCAGATCAGCTGAACATGGAAGAGGCCGCCACAGAGTATCTCCAGAGGAACTTCAACTTGCCCTATCAGGACAGCAGGAAATGCTTGGGTCGCTTTGGCCTGGAGAGCCATGCTCACACAATCCAGATTTCAAAATTGTCAG GAGGTCAGAAAGCACGGGTAGTGTTTGCTGAGCTGGCATGTAGGCAGCCGGACGTCCTCATTTTG GATGAGCCCACAAATAACTTAGACATTGAGTCCATTGATGCCTTATCTGAAGCTGTCAATGAGTACAAAGGAG CTGTGATTATTGTGAGCCACGATGCTCGGCTCATCACAGAGACCCAGTGTCAGCTGTGGGTTGTGGAAGACCAGGCGATCAACCACATTGACGGAGACTTTGAGGACTACAAGCGGGAGGTGCTGGAGGCCTTGGGCGAGACTCTGGTCAACCGGCCCAAAGAGTGA